A window of Zalophus californianus isolate mZalCal1 chromosome 17, mZalCal1.pri.v2, whole genome shotgun sequence genomic DNA:
TCTGCTGTTTCTCCCCCAGAtctttgtccctctctgtctcggcatctctccatctctctatGTCTTCGTCTCTGTCCACCTCTCTGaatccccttctctctcccatctgggcctctccccttctgtctctgtgtcccccGTTCCCTCCCCCGTCTCTCTGTTGTCCCTCTCTTTGGGTCTCTGCACTGTAGCCCAGCTGCGCCCCTCGCgcctcccctctgccttctctcccctcaccccctgtctctctctgcctgctcccctttctgtctcccctcccagCTCCGCATCCCTGGCCCCCTCCCTGATTTCCTTGGTCCCACAAGAGCTGGAGGGGAAaaggggggatgggggatggagaGCCGGGGAGGGGAAGTTCCTgtggggggaagagggtcagccaGACCGGCTGGGCTCCCTGGGCACCTCCGTCAGAGCCCCGCCCAGGGCTGTGTGGCCCGCCCCAATATAAGCAGCTCCTGGCCAGAGACAGAACACAGTGCCCGGCTCACCCACACCTGTCTGCATCATCGCCATTGCTGTCTCCTGCAGGTAGGAGCATCTGCCCACAGCCTCTTCACTGtgtcctccccccccacccccactccactgaCATCTCTGTCCCTTGCATATCTCTGACTGTCTCGGTGGACACTTCTGTCTTTCTCAATGCCCTCCGTGTCCACCTTCTCAACCTCAGTGGCGCTGGGTTGAATCTGGAAGTCCTGGGGCCCAGCACGGCCTCTACTAACCCCCTTGGCCTGGGCCGTCGGATGTGGGGCATttctcttcacctctctgagcctcggtgttCCATCTGCGAAATGGGCTTGCAGAGAAGTCAAAGCGCTGGGCAGGTGTGAGTGTTACTGGTGGCATTGCTATGGGCACCTGGCTCTGATCTCTTTCTCCACTTGTCTCTGACTCCGCCTGTCTCTGTCCCCTGGTCTCTGTCTCCAGCTCTACCTCTGGTATGAGGAAGGTCCTGTGGGGTCTGTCCGGCAGCCGTACAGAGACGGGCGAGTTTCTCGCCCCCACCCCGTACATCCCTACTCCATGTTTCTCCCAGCTGGCAGGCTGACTTGGCCTCTTTCTCCCCAGTGCCCTTCCCCCTGAGAACCCAGCCCCCAGTGCCCCTGCTCcttgcccgcccctcccccagtaTCCAGCATCCTTTGGACAGACTCAGCCACTGTCACCGCGGCCACTTCTGCCGTCCCCAACACCGCCACCTCCTCAGGGCCAGCAAGATGCAGTTTGAGATGCACGACAACGTGAAAGGCAAAGGTGGGATCACTGGAACCCTTGCAGGCCCTGGAACCTGGCCGCTTCCCTCCCCTGGGCACCCTGGCCTCGAAGACAGATGGCGCCTGATTGCACCCCAGAGGCCCCTGGAAATGCGGGAACCCGGCTCCCCAGGCCCAGACGAGGAGGAGGCGGCGCACATCTCGCCCCGCCCGGATGTGGCACCCACCCTAGCCCAGACTTGCAGGAGTTCCCCACCCACAGCCCAACCAGATGTGCAGGAGGCAGTGGCGATGGGGACAGACTGGGGTGTCAGTGCCCAAACGTGGCGGACAGGAAGAGGGGCGCAGTGGTGTGTCCCCTCCGTGGGCGGCCTGGTGGCCCCGCCCAGACTGCCCGGCAGAGGAAGGGGCGGCAGGGATGCGGTGTCCGGGAGGGGCTGTCGGGCTGCCCGCTGACCCTGGCCCACCACCTTCGCAGCCATGTCCTACCCAGTGACCAGTCAGCCCCAGTGCGCTAGCAGCTGCTACCAGACCCAGCTCAGCGACTGGCACACGGGACTCACGGACTGCTGCAACGACATGCCCGTCTGTGAGTGCCGGCGGCTCCCTccggggggcggggccaggcccCAAGCACCCCACGCCCCCTCCCTTCCTTAGACCCCGAATTCCCACACTCTAaccctcaccccttcctcccacctccaacACTCCCCAGGATCCTGACGTCACCTCTTCCAACTTCCCCTGCGACCCTCAACCTCCCCGTCCCTTGCACCTTCAACTTTCCCCGTTGTGGCCCCAGCTCCCCCTCCAAAACCCTATCTCCCAGCTTCCTAAACCACCCGCCGCTGGGACCCTTCATTCCCTCCGGGACCCTCGACTGGGCGCCGCGGAGCACCGGCCTCGCCTCTCCCCGAGGCGGAGCCGGCCCGGGGCGCCCGGTGGGCCCCGCTCTGACTGCCCCGCGCCCGCCCCCAGGTCTGTGCGGCACTTTCGCCCCCCTGTGCCTCGCCTGCCGCATCTCCGACGACTTCGGGGAGTGCTGTTGCGCGCCCTACCTGCCCGGAGGCCTGCACTCCCTGCGCACCGGCATGCGGGAGCGCTATCACATCCAGGTGCGTGCGGGTCGCGGGGCCCGGGTGGGGATGGACCTCCTAGGGGGACCCATGGCGGGGCTCCtgactctctctcccccaccctctagGGCTCCGTCGGGCACGACTGGGCGGCCCTCACCTTTTGTTTGCCCTGCGCCCTCTGTCAGATGGCGCGGGAATTGAAGATCCGGGAGTAAAACAGCTCCCCGCGTCTCCTCCTTTTCCACCTGTCACGCCCGGCCCCCTCGGCCCCCTCGGCCCCCTCGGCCCCCTCGGCCCCCTCTGCCGCCTCGTGGGAGGGCCTGCCCCTCCGCGCTATCCCGCTACCAGAAATACGCCCACaataaaaacctgaaaaccaACTCCGCCTGCATTCTTTTTGTCCCAGGGAAGGAATCTGGGTGGAGAAGGAGGTTTGGTGAGGGGTGTGGGGACACAGGGAAGATGTCTAGGTGTGGAAGGATGCCAGGGTCAGAGCCTTGACCCCAGCCTGCTGTGTATGACATTGGCAAGTCTCTTACCTCGCTAAACCAGCGGGTCCCTCATTAACAGAGTGAAACCACTAACCCCTTAAACTGCCCAACCAAAGTTCTGCCAGGATCCTGAAAATAAGCAAAACCAGAAAAAGCTCCAGAAAAAAATTTAGGAGagcctgtcccccacccctaCTAAGTCAATACCTATGGACTCTTGGCCTACACACATTCCTAAcaggtttggggggagggggtccttTATCTCCAAAGCAGAGAACTGCCAGGTTCAAGGCTCCCTGGAGCTGAAACTAATCCTTAAGGATCACCCAGTTCTCTTTATTGCAAAAGCGACTAGCAGATTAAGAAAATCTGGTCTCAGAACTGGGCAGACCAAGGATCTGATCTCAACTCTTGCCACTTACTAGGCGTGTTATCTTAGTCAATTAATAAGCCTCTCTCGGCCTGTCTCCTCCTCCGAGGATAATCCCTAATATGTCATATGGCTACTGTGTGAGCAAGAGACAGAACAGATGGAAAGACCAAAGAGTGAGCTTAATAAActtgttaatattattatgtaTAATAACACTACACTATTctgttatttgtattatttgctgttattctcgctctctctctccatctgtgtATCCAACCATCAAGTGACATCTTTACTTGGAGTATCTAACGGGCATCTCAAATTTAAAACCTGGGTTTTAAAGGCATCCAGGggtgcctctgtggctcagttggttcagcgttcgactcttgattttggctcaggtcatgatctcaggatctcagagagcccacgttgggctccctgctgggcatgaaacctgcttgagattctctctccttcccccaccccgcaagtactctctctctctctctctctctctcaaataaataaataaataaaacctaactCCGGATTCCCCACCCACAACCTGCTTCTCCCAGGCTCCCCCTCTCAGGAAATAGCAAACCCCATCTTTCCAGCTGCTCAGTCACTTTATTACCCTATGTCCCAACCTGTCAACAAGTTCCATTGGTTCTACTTTCAGAATATATCCAGAACCTCACTTCTCCCTACTCCACTGCCCCCACCTTGTTCCAGCCACCCTCCTCTTCAGCCTAGACTAATGCAGTGGCTCCTCACTGGGCTCTGCGCCCTAACTCCACCTCTTTAGTTTCCTCCCACAGAGAAGCCCTGTGAACACCTGAGTTAGGtcgcacccctcctgccctcagaACCTTCTCATGGCTCTTCCTGCATAGAGTTCAAGCCAGAGCCCTCACTGTGGCCCAAGGACCTGCACcatctgcttcctgcttcctctgtgcccttctctcctccttaTTCCCTCCTACGAGTCTCCTGGTTGTTTCTCCAATGCTAGCCATGCTCCCaccgcagggcctttgcactagccGTTCCCCCAACTTGGAATTCTCTTCCCTCACATGTCCCTACGGCTCATTCCTTCACTTCTGCTCACACGCCATCTGAAGAGAGAGGCCTTCCCTTCTACCTTATCTTCCATAGCGAGTACtgaccccccttcccctccttcaaCACCTTGTTTTTCTGGCCATATATCAACATACCACATCGTTTGCTTATTCATTATCTGGCTCCCCGCTGGCTtgtcagctccatgagggcagggacctcatTCACAGCTGTGTCCCCAACTCCTAGAACAgtgtggagcccattgcaggCGGAGAGGAGTGATCACAGGTGGGAGCCATGGACGCAGAAAAGGGACATTATTTTAGAGGtaattgggggagggggcaaaggacAGACAGGCTTGCATCAGAATCTGGGCTGTTAATCTGCCCTGGGTCCTTAGGCAAGGGGCTTAGTTTCCAAATCTGCAAAACGGGGGCACCAACCTGTACCTCTCAGCATTGATGTTGGGAAGAGTAAAAGACACACCAAGCACCCAGCACTCACTACCTGGAATGCTGTAGGCCCTTGGTGAaatccgcccccccaccccttttcccGAAGTCCTTAGGGCACTGATGGCCATACACAGACCCCTGAATCCAGACCTTCAGGCTCCCACGCTCAGGCTTTCTCTCATGCTCCTGGGGAGCCTCTTGCATTCATGTATGTGGATGAATATACACCTCAGGGCGAGGTGGCGAGGTGCCCGCTGAGGGGCTAACGTGGAGGGACAGAGGACACGTGCTATAGGGCATTCGTACAGGGGCATCCGCGCGGTATGCACAGCAGCTGGAGAGGGCGGTTCTGTGTCCCAGGGACAGGGTCCAGTCACAGTGCAAATGCTCTGCCCCAGAAGGCACAGTCACAGGCTGGTGGCGGGAAAGAGACCTTACCAAAAGTCTGATCAGAACGCAGACGAATCTCGAAGGACCACCTTAGCTCCTTCCTGGTGGTGCAGGATGACCGCTCCACTGGCCTGGGACTCCCCGAGGCAGCATGCCTGCTTCTGGCGAGCTTCCTGGGTGCGAAATTATGCCTTACCCCTGGCAGAAACGGGGTATTTCAAACACCTGCCCCTAGTGCCCGCTCTGTGCTGGGACAGCGCTCAGCTAGGTGGGCTAAGGAAGAACCTGCACGATGTCCCTTTTGCTCTCTCTGTGGCCTTGTCCCCTCCTTATTCCCGGGGCCTCCCTCCTCAGGGGGCAAGAGGGCCTGGTGGTCAGGCATGTGGATTTGAGTCACGGGGCAGCTGTCCCTGAACAGCTGAATGATGTCTATGAACTTCGGTCTTCTCATCTGCACACCGGGATTAGTTACCCCCCTCATACGGTTGTTGGGCTGGAACGTGGCCAGGAGAACTGTCTAACACGGGTACTCAGCAAATACAAGTTCACAGTCACGTCGTGGAGGTTAGGTCCTACCAACAGCTCATCAAGGCAGAACTCCTGTGTGGGCAGAGTCATCCCTGAAAATCCTTTGCATTGCCCATAAATCTGGAAATACTATGATTTTCGTGGACCACATTGCAGACGCAACCACCCCCTAAGTGCACCTCACTGCAGTGTCTTTGGCTAACCACCAGATGAAGCCACCAGCCTTGCCCCCAGGCTGGCTGAACTGGAAGGCATGTTGCTTACCTCTCAGCCGGACTCCCACGCTGCACAAGGCCGACTGAGGGCACATTTCCACCACCCGCGCCATGCTCTTGCTTGCCCTGTGGGCCTGGCAGGCTCCCGAGATGCTCCCCGTTCGGGCCGTGAGAGCCTTCTCAGATTTGAGGAAACTCATCATGTTGGGGCATCTTGGTCTCTCTGCTGCCTCAACTCTTCTGAGGGCAGAATAAAACCCAAGCCTGGGACCAAGGGAGTCTGTTTTACCTCCTGAGACAAATGGGTCTCCCTGCAACAGGGATCTGAGGAAGGGCCAGAGGCCTCCGAGCCCTCACCTCCCCTAGGTCCGTCCTTTCTAGGGACGAACAAGCAGCACCATCCCACCCCTGCAAAGGAGAGgcagggcagagccaggcccaGCCACGCGGCTCCAAGGGGCCACCAAGGTAAGCGCACCAATTGGATTTATCCACACTCGGGTGCTGTTCCGAGAAACAAGGCACCCCATCTCCTGCATGCACACGGAGCTCAGACACCGGCCTTCCCCACACTCTTTATTTGCTGCTTCAGGCGCTGTCCCTCTTTCAGCCTCCTAGACTGAGGCCCCCAGCAGAGAAGAGGCGGGGCTCAGCTCAAGGTCCAAACCCGCAGCTGGGGGATGGAGTCTTGCAAAAACGAGTCCCAAGTTCAAGATGGCTAGGATGGGGGCGGTCCTCGAGGGGGACAGGAGCTCCGAAGTCCAAGGTGGTGGCTGCTACCTCACCGTCCCACCTCTGATGGGCAGACCAGAACAGCCAATCCCCCGCACTCGGTTCCTTCCACTGAAATACGCAGAGCGGTCTGTCTCCCTGGCTGGGCCTGACTGAACAGGGCATCTCAGACTGGCCTTCGGATCGTCCCCACAAGCCCCAGGCTGCCCCACTGTAATAGACGACCCCGCCGTCTGCCCATAGTTTTGAGCTACAAAGTCGAGGTCATCCTGGAttcccctctcccccgccccaacATCCACACACATCCTGCACCTGTCCCTGACACACCCCTTCCCCGCCACCACCCTAGTCCAGCCCACTGTCATCTCTTGTCCCCTCCGACCCATTCTCCACACCACAGCTGAGGGATCTCTTGAATAGGTACGTCGGATCCTGTCATTCGCCCTCATACAACTGTCCCACGGATTCCCATTGCCCTGAGAATAAAACTCAAAACCCTATCTGGGGCCCGCACGGCCCCGGGTGATGCCACCCCTGCCTGGTCCCCAACCTCGCCTCCTCTTCGCACTCGGTCTGGGTCACACTGGCCACCGCTCCGATCCCTCCAATAAAGCACGCTGGTCCCCACCTCTGGGACTTGCCCTTGCAGCTCCCACCGCCTGCGACCCACTTCCCAGCGTTCTCCCCGCGGCCGCTTCTCTCCATCTTTAGGCCCAGCTTCTCCGAATGCCCAACTTACCCTACCCCGCGGTCCCTCATGGCCACATCCCGTGATCCCTCCTGGCACCTCTCCTTCACAGAAACGatctcacgtgtgtgtgtgtgtgtgtgtgtgtgtgcgtgcgtgcgcacacacactgGCACGCACCGACTGTCTCCCTCCACCCGAACTGAAGCCCCACAAGATCAGGGAACTGGTCTGTCTCGCTTTCTGCTCTGCCCAGTGCCTTCAACAGCGTAGAgttaagtattcaataaataatcgTAGGCTGCAGAAGGGCGAGTGCCCTGGCTGGGGAGCCCCAGGGAAAGGGAGCCGGAGGTCTCTGAGGACACGgtgtcgggggagggggggaggagccCCGAGTCCAGGGCGGCGTCACCAGGGCACTGCGCTGCCGTGGCTGAGGACCCCACCGTGGGTCAGAGGGACATGCTGGTGAGATTGTCCTGGCTCAACAGTCCCTTCCGGCCTGCGCCAGCCCCGTGCCCACTGCCCCcggcgcccccgccgcccccacagTACTCGTGCAGTCTGTGTCTCAGCGTGACGAGGGCGGAGCCCAGGCAGGCACCGTTGGGCGCGTGGGGTCCCCCAGGCAGCTGGAGCAGCAGCGTGGCCACACCAGCCATGCCATCTTCGGTGGGCTCGAGGGTGATAGGCCCGGCCCGCAGGCCAGCGGTCGTGGCGGGGATGGCTGGTGGGCAGCAGCCTCCTCCCACGGGTCCCCAGGGCCCGCCGGCCCCGGTCAGCAGCAGGGGTGCCAAGAAGGGTTCGGAACGGCGGAAGGTGGGCGGCGGGAGCCCGGCCGGCTTCCAGGCAGGGGCCGGCGTAGCGGGGTCGGGCGGGAAGCAGACGGTGACCTTGGCAAAAGGGCGGCTGGCCATCTTGGTCATCTCTTGCAGGTGCCGGCGCTGCTCCTGCCGCTGGTCCAGGGCCTGTTTGGCCTTCCAGAGGAGCACACAGAgcgagaggaagagaaagaagcaggagaaGAAGACGGAGAAGAAGACAAACAGGTCGATGTGGGCCTGGTCCTGCCGGAAGAAGAGCAGGCCCTGCGAGTCGGCCGAGCCGTTGGCGCCAGGCCCACTCGGGTCCCCCACGCCCAGCAGGAGCAGGTAGAAGCGGCTGGACTTGAGAGCATGGTGCTCGTGCGGGTAGGTGATGACCAGGCGGTCCCGCACGCCACGAACCACGAGCACTGCCGACGGCTCCGTCACCGTCACGTAGGTGATCAGGCCGCGTGGCCACACTTCCCGCACCCGTGGCTCGGCTGGGGCACCTGGCCCGCTTCCGGCCCCTGGTCCCCCTGGGTCCCCGGCCCCCCGGGGTCCGCCgtcagcagggggtgggggaggcggcgggggcggagggggctGGATATGCACGGTGTGGACGCCTGTGTCAGGGGCCACGCGGACCACGAAGGTGTCGTAGGAGGTGGAGACATAGAGGTCCACGGCACCGAAGGTCACATCCAGCGTCAGGCGGATGTCCACATTGGTAAACTTGGGCTGCACGCCAAAGAGGACCGTGCGGCCAGGGCCCAGAGCCCGGCGCTTGGGTTCGTGGAAGCAGTTGGTCTGGGACGTGGGGTCGAGGCAGCACTCCTGCTCCACGGAGATGAGGCGGTAGCACTGCTGGCCACCTAGCGGGCTCCCATGGAATGACTCCCGGCACTTGGCGCACtgcggggagcgggggggggtggggggggggtggggggggcggcggtcAGGGCTGAGCTCAGCGCCCGGCCACCTTCCAAGTCCTGACATTCTGGACCGACTGGTGAGCAGCCACTGCCCCAGGCTCCCTCAGTCCCCAGCAGTTTCCTGGTGACTGTCCCTCACCCCGAAGCAGTGTGGAGGCCCCCAGGACCCCACACTCCAGCGCTGCTGTCCCACCCTGATGTGGAGGCCTCTAGAACTCTCAGGCGCAGCGATGAAGGGCTCTGTCGAACCTGCCTCTACTCCTCACTACCTATGTGGCCAACCTCGCTGAACTTGAGATCCTTCCTCTGTACCCAGGCGGTAAACAGGGCTCCCGCATGGGACTGCTGAAGCCCCAGGCACAGCACAGGGTAGGCCGGCCTCACCTGCCAGCCTTGCTGTTTCTGGACTGCATGAGGTAcgtcccacctcagggcctttgcactggctgatCCTCTTGCCTGGATCACTCTCTACTCGCCCACAAACCCCGTGGCTGCTTGTCTGGTATCCCGACTTCTATCAGTTCGTTTCTCAAGCGTCACCTTCCCACTGAGGCCCTCCCTCGTCGTCACATCTACCATTCCCATTCCTTTCTCCTCACTGCTGATCACTAACATACTCTGCATCTGACTTACTTGTTCGTTTGTTGCTGGGATCCTCCACCGGAATGCAACTTTCCCGAGGACAGAACACCCTGCCCATTTTGGTGCCCACTGCGTCCCGGTGCCTCCCATgcagcccagcacacagtaggtgctcagtaaacatgtgCTGGATGAATGAGTGGCCCTCTCGGGGTGCGGGGCCCTTGGCCTGGAACTCACTTCTCCAGCCGTACCTGGTACCTGTAGCAGTCCCGACGGTCGCTAGGGGAGCTGCCCTGGCACGTGCCCGTCTCCGTATTGTTCTGACACGGGCAGCCCGTCCCGTCCTGCTCGTTACATGTATCTGCATGGCCATTACACTGGCAtctgaggaagggggagaagacaGGGGTCACAGAGCTCCCCTGGCCCACAGGGGTCCAGGCTGGATGCTGCACAGGTGAGCTTGAGTCCGAGCTCCaggacagaagaggaaactgaggctcacagggaGTCAAGCCATTTGCCCAAAGCCATGGAGCCAGTCAGCGGCAAGGTTAGGACTTGAAGCCAGGTCCAAATGATCTGAGTCTACTGAGCAttcggggaaggaaggggggtggtgggaggccGCCCGAAGGCCTCGCCCCTCAGcagctccctctctgccccctagTCTCCACGGCAGACGCTCTGTGGTCTGCGTGTCAGCACCGGCCTCTGAGGGAGGGGGTCTCCCACCTGAGCCTGGCTCATGGCCCCCAGCTCGGCCTCAGCCCGGGGCCTCCCTGGGGATCCTGTCCGCTCCTGCCTGAGGGCAGAGAACCGGGGAGAGGGGTGTGGCTCCCAGAGCTATTCCCCGTGGGCAGGGCTAGGGTCCCCGGCCCCCCTGCTTCTCACTTGGTGCACTTCCCGTCCAGGAGGAAGTAGCCGTGCAGGCAGCTCTCGCATTTGTCCCCATAGCTGTTATTCTGACAGTTCACACACACAGCCTCATCTTCACTGGGCCCCTCGGTCACCCAGTTGTCAATCTGGCCAAGGAAAGACGAGGTGATCGCAAAGAGGCGTGGGCCAGCCCCCTTGTCCCCGAGACCCAGGAGTCCTGGCCTGTGGCCTCTCCTACCTCCTCCGGATCCAGCGAGTACTTCTCGGGCTCCTTCCTGGCCATTTCGAGCTCTTTCCTGGAGACGCAGACG
This region includes:
- the CNFN gene encoding cornifelin; the protein is MAPDCTPEAPGNAGTRLPRPRRGGGGAHLAPPGCGTHPSPDLQEFPTHSPTRCAGGSGDGDRLGSMSYPVTSQPQCASSCYQTQLSDWHTGLTDCCNDMPVCLCGTFAPLCLACRISDDFGECCCAPYLPGGLHSLRTGMRERYHIQGSVGHDWAALTFCLPCALCQMARELKIRE